TCTTCATCTCCCCGGAAATCATCATTTCAGCGGTAATACAAAAATGCTGGCTGATTCTGTTGTAAAATATTTTTAAAATTTAATTGAATGACCAATAAAACCTCACAGCCCATTCTGGCCGCTTTGCTTTGTTTTTCAGTGATGTTCCCTTAAAAGTGAAAAGCGAATCTTAACATCACGGCCCGAACTGGTTGCAGAAATTCTTTTCGGAATTGAAATTACCGAGATCGAAATCATTGTGTTGGTTCTTTCGAGAAGTTCTGGCTCTAATAAAGAAATTAAGAAAATAACGCTTACTTTTAATTAAGTTTATAATGCAACCTGACATAAATATGAGTTATGAAAAATAAAAAATACGTGCTTGATCTTTTGAAAAGTGAAGACGAGCAACTTCGAAAAATGCACGCAATTATCGAAAAAGCTCTTACAGAGGAAACGCTTATCACCACTACCATACAGGAAAACGACGAGGAAAGAAGCTACGGTGAAAAACTATCGGACCGCGTTGCACAATTTGGTGGCAGCTGGAGGTTCATCATTATTTTCGGCCTTATTCTAATGATTTGGATCCTTTACAACACGCAGGTCATGCACAATAAAAAGTTTTGATCCATATCCCTACATATTATTAAATTTAATACTTTCGTGTATTGCCGCAATTCAGGCACCGATCATCATGATGAGTCAAAACAGAAAGGAGGTTAAAGACCGAAAAAGATCCATCAATGATTACATGATCAACCTGAAATCGGAAATTGAAATCAGAAATCTACACGAAAAGGTCGATCTTTCTATCATTGATCAGTACAAACATCTTTGTGACATTCAACAGAAGCAATTAGAACTTTTAGAAGAATTAAATAAGAAAGTCAGATTGCTTTCAAAGCCTTCCAATCTTTCTTAAAATTAAAGGAATAAATACTTATAGAATTAAAAAAATCATCTTATATTTAAATTAGAATTTTACCACCATGACGAAAGAAGAACTGCTGAACAAAGCCATAAAGATTGCCCAAAAAGGCCACAAAGGACAAACCGATAAATTCGGAACGCCGTACATCGGTCATGTAATTCGGGTCATGAATGCAGGAAAGACCTATGATGAAAAAATAGTTGGTGTTTTACACGACGTGATTGAAGACTGCCCCGAGATTACTTTGGAATATTTGAAAGAGGAAGGATTTCCTGAACATATTGTTTTTGCCATTCAATGCTTAACCAAAACTCCGGCGGATCAGGATTACACCGAATTTGTAAAACAGACCGAAAAATCACCCCTTGCAGTTTCGGTAAAGATGAATGACCTGCAGGATAATATGGATTTAAAGAGATTTACGCAACCGCTTACTGAGCGCGATATGAAACGTCTGAACAAATATTTAACCGCCTATTTGTACTTAAAGGCAAAATATTAGTCGACCGTTTTTTGCGAATCTGCTACGATGGCTTTCAGTTCTTTGACTTCAGCCGCCGTTAGATCCCGCCATTTGCCGACCGGAAGATCAAGCTTAATATTTAAGACGCGAATTCTCTTCAGCTTTTTTACTTCATAGCCACAATATTCGCACATGCGGCGGATCTGACGGTTTAAACCTTGCGTAAGGACAATTCTAAAAGAAAGATTATCGATTTGCTCAACTTCACATTTATTGGTCACAGTATCAAGAATAGGGATTCCACCGCGCATTTGCATGAGGAATTTTGGCGTGATTGGTTTGTCAACTCTTACGATATATTCTTTTCCGTGGTTGTTTCTGGAACGCAGAATCTTGTTCACAATATCTCCATCATTCGTAAGAAGGATTAATCCTTCACTCGGTTTATCTAATCTTCCGATGGGGAAAATTCTTTTCGGATGATTCACGAATTCGATGATATTGTCTCTTTCTCTTTTGGTATCCGTTGTGCAGACAATTCCGACCGGTTTATTCAACGCGATATAAATGGGTTCTTCATCTGTTTTTCTAATGGTCACGCCATCGACAAAAATTTCGTCGTCGTCAGAAACTTTAGTTCCCATTTCCGGCACAGCGCCATTGATTGTAATTCTTCCCTGTTCTAAAAGTCGGTCTGCTTCTCGGCGTGAACAGAAACCTACTTCTGAAAGGTATTTATTTATTCTGGTCTTTTCCATACTCATTATAGTTTTTGTAACTGAAAATCGTCAGTCCGTAAAATATCCCCACAATGCTAAATCACGTATTTCCTAACTTTTGACCTTCAACATAGAAGCCGCCATGCTGGCTTAAGCGTTGACGGAGATTAATTTTCCCATTTTTATTCCAAATACTGATTGAAATTTTCAAAACGGTAGTCGTCCTTCAAATAATCAGAACTTCCATCTTCAATTTTGTAATCTCCAATTTTGGTTCTGCGAAGGTTGGTTAAATAAGCACCAACTCCCAATTCCTGACCAATATCATGGGCTAAACTTCGGATATAAGTTCCTTTGGAGCAACCAACGGTAAAGCGAACGAAAGGTAATTCTATCTCAATATCTTTAATATAATTAATGGTGGTTTTCCGGGATTTCATTTCCACTTCTTTTCCGGCTCTGGCTAAATCATAGGCGCGGTTTCCTTCGATTTTAATAGCGGAAAAAATCGGCGGTTTCTGATCAATTTCACCGAGGAATTTTTCTAAAGTTTCCTTGATTTGTTCTTCCGTAATGTTTGAAATATCCTGTTGGAGAATCTCGGGTTTTTCGGTATCGTAAGATTCTGTTTGAACACCGATCTTTATTTCAGTGAAATATTCTTTTGGCGCATCCTGAATTTCAGGAATGATCTTAGTGAATTTTCCGGTGCAGACAATTAGTAATCCTGTGGCGCGCGGGTCCAATGTTCCGGCGTGACCAATTTTGAATTTCTTCGGAAGATTAAATTCACTTTTGAGTTTGTATTTCAGTTTATTCACCGCTTGAAAACTCGTCCAATCCAAAGGTTTGTCGAGAAGTATAATCTGGCCTTCTAAGAAATCGGTATCGGTCATTTTTAAAAATTAAATTTATAAAAAATTCTGGTTTGCAGCCCGACCTGAGTGGAGCTCTTTTTGCCGCAACGAAGTGGAGGCAAAAAAGCGGGAACGGAGGGCGGATTAAGCTGCCCAAATAAAACTATTGAAACTGTGTAAAATAAATCAACAACACGATTCCCACGATGATCCGGTACCAACCCCAAGGCTTGAAACCGTATTTGTTTAGCAACCCAATAAACGATTTTATGGCGATTAAAGCTACGATAAATGCCACCACATTTCCCACAACAAATGCAATAATGTTGTCTGAAGAAGACAGGATCATTTCATACCCTTTCATTGGATTGGGGGTTTCTTTGCCCCAGGTTTTCACGAAAATTGAATAAACAGTCACGGCTAACATGGTCGGAACGGCTAGAAAGAAAGAAAATTCTGCGGCTGCTTTTCTGGTTAATCCCTGCGTCATACCCCCAATAATTGAAGCGGCACTCCTACTCGTTCCGGGCATCATGGCGAGACATTGCCAAAAACCGATGATCACGGCTTTCTTAATGGACATGTCTTTTTCATCATCAATTTTTGGATTTTTAAACCAGGAATCCGCAAAAAGTAAAACAATTCCACCTGCGACCAAAACCGCCGAAATTGCTATCTGATTCCCTAAAACGGCTTCAATTTTATCATCGAAAAGATATCCTAAAACGAGGGCTGGAATAACGGCGAAAGCCAATTTGTAATAAAATTTTAGATTCTGAAAATCAAAAAACTTTTTCCAGTACGCGGCAACCACGGCTAAAATTGCCCCAAATTGTATTGAAACCTGAAACATTTTTAAAAATTCTGTTTCTTCCATCCCCATTAAGTTGGCGATAAAACCCATGTGTGCGGTAGAAGAAATAGGAAGGAATTCGGTAAGTCCCTCAATAATTGCAATGATGATTGCCTTAAATAAATCCATTTTTATTTTTTGTTAAAAGTCTGTGAAAATGTCTGAGTAAAGTGGTTTTAAAAAAAACTTTGTCAAAGATTTAAACTTTGACAAAGCAGTATTTGATCACTATGACCGTTTATTTGTTTCTCTTCAAAATGGCGTAAATCTCCACGATGAAACCGGCAATGACCAGCATTGGGGCAATTCGGATTCTACGTATAGAGAAGATATCCTCATTCCATACGTTGGGATCGAATTTACCATCGACCGTGTTCGCATCAGCGCCCATCATCAAAATAAATCCTAAGATAATTAATGCCAATCCGATCAGCATCCACTTGTAATTTTCTTTTCCGAAATAAAAAGTTGCATTTTCGGAAACTTCAACTTTTTTACCGACCGAATCGGCGGAAAAGTTTTTATGTTTTTTGCTCATTTTTAAGAATAATAAAGATCATCAACATTCGATTTTAAAAATCGCCATGTTGCAAAAACGGTGGAGAAAACGGTGATCAAAACGCCCAGCAAAAAGATGCTTACGACGAGAATAATCAATTGATTGTTGTCCTGCGCAAATGGAGTTCCGATTTGAGTAACGAAATAATACCAGGCACCAAATAAAACGCCTAAACCGATTAAAGCACCAATTACCCCAAGAATAATTGCTTCTTTAATAAAAGGTTTTAAAATGAAGCGTCGCTTGGCACCAACCAACTGCATCGTTTTGATAATGAACCTCTTTGAAAATATTTTCAAACGGATGGAGTTATTAATCAAAACAACCGCTAAGATCAAAAACAGAATCGAGAAGCCGAGGATCCATTTCATGATGTTTGTTAAGTTGTTGTACACTTCTACCATTAAGGTGCTGTTATTTTTAACATCAGTAATACCGGGTGTCGCTTTGATTTGTTTTATGGCTTCATCGATTTTTGTAGGGTCTACAAACTCAGGCTTTAAAGCGACTTCAACAGAAGAGGGAAAAATATTTTCTTCGAAGAGTGCACTGCTTTCAATGCCCATACTTTTTTTAGCTTCCAGCGCCGCCATTTCCCGGGAAATATAGGTGGCCCGTTTTACCGGTGCTAAATTTTGTATTTTCTTAAAGGTCTCAGCCTCCATCTTTGCGGTTTTCACCGAATCCTTTGCATCGTAATTTTCATCAAAATAAGCGTTCACTACCAATTGCTCCTTGATATAATCTGAATATTTTTGCGCATTGATCAGAATAAGTCCCATCAATCCTAATAAAAATAACACCAATGCAATACTAATCACCACGGTGATGTTGCTGGAGCGAAGTCTTCTTTTGTTAAAATCTTCAACTGTCTTAGCCATTAAATAAAAAATTTCTGCTAAAATAGAAAAAAACTTCCGTAATTTGCGGAGAAAGGCGGAAAATCGCTGTTAAAAAAAACTTAAAAGAAACTGCAGAAGGACTTAAAAATAGGACTTTTGATTTTTGTTTCTCCTTAAAATAAATAGATTCCTTCATGAGCGTTAGAGCTAAGAAACATCTCGGTCAACATTTCCTGACTGATGAAAATATTGCCAAAAATATTGTAGACGGACTGAGTTACGAAAATTAT
This DNA window, taken from Kaistella carnis, encodes the following:
- a CDS encoding DUF3098 domain-containing protein; the protein is MSKKHKNFSADSVGKKVEVSENATFYFGKENYKWMLIGLALIILGFILMMGADANTVDGKFDPNVWNEDIFSIRRIRIAPMLVIAGFIVEIYAILKRNK
- the truB gene encoding tRNA pseudouridine(55) synthase TruB → MTDTDFLEGQIILLDKPLDWTSFQAVNKLKYKLKSEFNLPKKFKIGHAGTLDPRATGLLIVCTGKFTKIIPEIQDAPKEYFTEIKIGVQTESYDTEKPEILQQDISNITEEQIKETLEKFLGEIDQKPPIFSAIKIEGNRAYDLARAGKEVEMKSRKTTINYIKDIEIELPFVRFTVGCSKGTYIRSLAHDIGQELGVGAYLTNLRRTKIGDYKIEDGSSDYLKDDYRFENFNQYLE
- a CDS encoding undecaprenyl-diphosphate phosphatase gives rise to the protein MDLFKAIIIAIIEGLTEFLPISSTAHMGFIANLMGMEETEFLKMFQVSIQFGAILAVVAAYWKKFFDFQNLKFYYKLAFAVIPALVLGYLFDDKIEAVLGNQIAISAVLVAGGIVLLFADSWFKNPKIDDEKDMSIKKAVIIGFWQCLAMMPGTSRSAASIIGGMTQGLTRKAAAEFSFFLAVPTMLAVTVYSIFVKTWGKETPNPMKGYEMILSSSDNIIAFVVGNVVAFIVALIAIKSFIGLLNKYGFKPWGWYRIIVGIVLLIYFTQFQ
- a CDS encoding DUF1003 domain-containing protein translates to MAAIQAPIIMMSQNRKEVKDRKRSINDYMINLKSEIEIRNLHEKVDLSIIDQYKHLCDIQQKQLELLEELNKKVRLLSKPSNLS
- a CDS encoding DUF1003 domain-containing protein, which gives rise to MKNKKYVLDLLKSEDEQLRKMHAIIEKALTEETLITTTIQENDEERSYGEKLSDRVAQFGGSWRFIIIFGLILMIWILYNTQVMHNKKF
- a CDS encoding phosphohydrolase, which produces MTKEELLNKAIKIAQKGHKGQTDKFGTPYIGHVIRVMNAGKTYDEKIVGVLHDVIEDCPEITLEYLKEEGFPEHIVFAIQCLTKTPADQDYTEFVKQTEKSPLAVSVKMNDLQDNMDLKRFTQPLTERDMKRLNKYLTAYLYLKAKY
- the rluF gene encoding 23S rRNA pseudouridine(2604) synthase RluF, translating into MEKTRINKYLSEVGFCSRREADRLLEQGRITINGAVPEMGTKVSDDDEIFVDGVTIRKTDEEPIYIALNKPVGIVCTTDTKRERDNIIEFVNHPKRIFPIGRLDKPSEGLILLTNDGDIVNKILRSRNNHGKEYIVRVDKPITPKFLMQMRGGIPILDTVTNKCEVEQIDNLSFRIVLTQGLNRQIRRMCEYCGYEVKKLKRIRVLNIKLDLPVGKWRDLTAAEVKELKAIVADSQKTVD
- a CDS encoding cell division protein FtsX — its product is MAKTVEDFNKRRLRSSNITVVISIALVLFLLGLMGLILINAQKYSDYIKEQLVVNAYFDENYDAKDSVKTAKMEAETFKKIQNLAPVKRATYISREMAALEAKKSMGIESSALFEENIFPSSVEVALKPEFVDPTKIDEAIKQIKATPGITDVKNNSTLMVEVYNNLTNIMKWILGFSILFLILAVVLINNSIRLKIFSKRFIIKTMQLVGAKRRFILKPFIKEAIILGVIGALIGLGVLFGAWYYFVTQIGTPFAQDNNQLIILVVSIFLLGVLITVFSTVFATWRFLKSNVDDLYYS